A single Corallococcus silvisoli DNA region contains:
- a CDS encoding phosphoglycerate kinase yields MIRYIDDLQLTGKRVFIRVDFNVPLEGRRITDDTRIREALPTIRRALEMGGKVILASHLGRPKGPDPKLSLEPVAAKLVELLGGKHEVILTDDCVGDGVKKQVKELKEGQVVLLENLRFHKEEEANDEAFSRELAALADVYVNDAFGTAHRAHASTAGMVPFVKEKAAGFLMRKEIEYLGKVLKTPEKPFVAILGGSKVSDKIKVIENLLPKVDALLVGGAMAYTFLKAQGIEVGKSRVEEGDKLALAAKLLDTAKRLKTPLVLPIDHIVGTEPTEKSVAKETPDQDVPPDMMGLDIGPKTRAMFTQRIRDAKTVVWNGPMGLFEVSKFAEGTRSVAAAMAINTQATTVIGGGDSAAAVEQMGYASKLSHVSTGGGASLEFLEGRELPGIKALETK; encoded by the coding sequence ATGATCCGCTACATCGATGACCTGCAGTTGACCGGCAAGCGCGTCTTCATCCGCGTGGACTTCAACGTCCCGCTGGAGGGCCGCCGCATCACCGACGACACCCGCATCCGCGAGGCGCTGCCCACCATCCGGCGCGCGCTGGAGATGGGGGGCAAGGTCATCCTGGCGTCCCACCTCGGTCGGCCCAAGGGGCCGGACCCCAAGCTGTCGCTGGAGCCCGTGGCCGCGAAGCTCGTGGAGCTGCTGGGCGGCAAGCACGAGGTCATCCTCACGGATGACTGCGTGGGCGACGGCGTGAAGAAGCAGGTGAAGGAGCTGAAGGAGGGGCAGGTCGTCCTGCTGGAGAACCTGCGCTTCCACAAGGAGGAGGAGGCGAACGACGAGGCCTTCTCGCGCGAGCTGGCGGCGCTGGCGGACGTCTACGTCAACGACGCGTTCGGCACGGCGCACCGCGCGCACGCGTCCACGGCCGGCATGGTGCCCTTCGTGAAGGAGAAGGCCGCCGGCTTCCTGATGCGCAAGGAGATCGAGTACCTGGGCAAGGTGCTCAAGACGCCGGAGAAGCCCTTCGTGGCCATCCTGGGCGGCTCCAAGGTGAGCGACAAGATCAAGGTCATCGAGAACCTGCTGCCCAAGGTGGACGCGCTGCTCGTGGGCGGCGCGATGGCGTACACCTTCCTGAAGGCGCAGGGCATCGAAGTGGGCAAGAGCCGGGTGGAGGAGGGCGACAAGCTGGCGCTGGCGGCGAAGCTGCTGGACACGGCGAAGCGCCTGAAGACGCCGCTGGTGCTGCCCATCGACCACATCGTGGGCACGGAGCCCACGGAGAAGAGCGTGGCGAAGGAGACGCCGGACCAGGACGTGCCGCCGGACATGATGGGCCTGGACATCGGGCCCAAGACGCGCGCGATGTTCACGCAGCGCATCCGCGACGCGAAGACGGTGGTGTGGAACGGGCCCATGGGCCTCTTCGAGGTCTCCAAGTTCGCGGAGGGCACGCGCTCGGTGGCCGCGGCGATGGCCATCAACACGCAGGCCACGACGGTGATTGGCGGCGGCGACAGCGCGGCGGCGGTGGAGCAGATGGGCTACGCGTCCAAGCTGAGCCACGTGTCCACGGGCGGCGGCGCGTCGCTGGAGTTCCTGGAGGGACGGGAGCTGCCGGGCATCAAGGCGTTGGAGACGAAGTAG
- the tpiA gene encoding triose-phosphate isomerase has product MAHARRKIVAGNWKMNKTVPEALALVRELRGAVAGLGDKVEVVIAPPFVALQPLHVALEGAPIQLAAQNCHWESSGAFTGEISAPMLVELGCAYVIVGHSERRQFFGETDATVNKRAKAVKATGMTPIVCVGETLAEREANQTLAVVERQVRGALEGFSGADVATFVLAYEPVWAIGTGRTATTAQAQEVHAAIRSLLGRLYDEGTAQRVRIQYGGSVKPDNAAELLGQPDVDGALVGGASLKAADFVAIVKAAG; this is encoded by the coding sequence ATGGCCCACGCTCGTCGGAAGATCGTCGCTGGCAACTGGAAGATGAACAAGACGGTGCCCGAAGCGCTCGCGCTGGTGCGGGAGCTTCGCGGCGCGGTGGCGGGGTTGGGCGACAAGGTGGAGGTCGTCATCGCGCCTCCCTTCGTGGCGCTGCAGCCGCTGCACGTCGCGCTGGAGGGTGCGCCCATCCAGCTGGCGGCGCAGAACTGTCACTGGGAGTCCTCGGGGGCCTTCACCGGGGAGATCAGCGCGCCGATGCTGGTGGAGCTGGGGTGTGCCTACGTCATCGTGGGGCACTCGGAGCGCCGGCAGTTCTTCGGGGAGACGGACGCCACGGTGAACAAGCGGGCGAAGGCCGTGAAGGCCACGGGCATGACGCCCATCGTCTGCGTGGGAGAGACGCTGGCCGAGCGCGAGGCGAACCAGACGCTCGCGGTGGTGGAGCGCCAGGTGCGGGGCGCGCTGGAGGGCTTCTCCGGGGCGGACGTGGCGACGTTCGTGCTGGCGTACGAGCCGGTCTGGGCCATTGGGACGGGCCGGACGGCGACGACGGCGCAGGCGCAGGAGGTCCACGCGGCCATCCGGAGCTTGCTGGGCCGCCTGTATGACGAGGGGACGGCACAGCGGGTGCGGATCCAGTACGGCGGCAGCGTGAAGCCGGACAACGCGGCGGAGCTGCTGGGTCAGCCGGACGTGGACGGGGCGCTCGTGGGGGGAGCGAGCCTCAAGGCGGCGGACTTCGTGGCCATCGTGAAGGCGGCCGGCTAA
- the secG gene encoding preprotein translocase subunit SecG, whose protein sequence is MLTFFTIVHVLLCVFMIFVILLQPGKDAGMGSALGGGAATSAFGGRGAVTFLSKLTGICAGLFFLTSLGLSFVGLRGSVAAGGSVATPSKAASAPATPGATTPAPAAPGSVEQERSATPPAEGQQAPAPTTPAPAPAQ, encoded by the coding sequence ATGCTGACCTTCTTCACGATCGTGCACGTCCTGCTCTGCGTGTTCATGATCTTCGTCATCTTGCTGCAGCCGGGGAAGGACGCCGGCATGGGTTCCGCCCTGGGTGGCGGCGCCGCGACGAGCGCCTTCGGTGGGCGCGGCGCGGTGACCTTCCTGAGCAAGCTGACGGGCATCTGCGCCGGCTTGTTCTTCCTGACCTCGCTGGGCCTGTCGTTCGTGGGCCTGCGCGGTTCCGTGGCGGCGGGCGGTTCCGTCGCCACTCCTTCCAAGGCGGCCTCGGCTCCGGCGACCCCGGGGGCGACGACGCCTGCTCCCGCGGCACCGGGGAGCGTGGAGCAGGAGCGTTCCGCGACGCCGCCGGCGGAGGGCCAGCAGGCTCCCGCGCCGACGACGCCTGCTCCTGCGCCCGCGCAGTAG
- a CDS encoding tyrosine-type recombinase/integrase, giving the protein MRSLIELPRVYAAAHQKGDQNDLLQIAGVVGTLGGALAPVAGRRRVYPRGWKDTLGADRFTVLAHSPDVKHFKVKKPDYDFLAFEEVDRLLAAASPENVALLTTAPKPGLRQEERIGLRWQDVDLTRARLHVKRPPVARRRRHSQGPQHPGGGPSTIRRGHALKGHRHLRGPFVFCQENGVHPTPGMMDHLIITTLKRAGITRGQGTIGWHDLRRTYGSTLS; this is encoded by the coding sequence ATGCGCTCCCTTATTGAGCTGCCGCGCGTCTACGCCGCCGCGCACCAGAAGGGCGATCAGAACGACCTCCTCCAGATTGCCGGCGTCGTCGGCACGCTGGGCGGAGCCCTGGCGCCCGTAGCGGGCCGCCGCAGGGTCTACCCGCGCGGCTGGAAGGACACCCTCGGCGCGGACCGCTTCACCGTCCTGGCCCATAGCCCGGACGTGAAGCACTTCAAGGTGAAGAAGCCCGACTACGACTTCCTCGCCTTCGAAGAGGTGGATCGGCTCCTCGCCGCCGCCTCGCCCGAGAACGTGGCCCTACTGACGACAGCGCCCAAGCCGGGCCTGCGGCAGGAGGAACGCATCGGGCTCCGGTGGCAGGACGTCGACCTCACCCGCGCCAGGCTCCACGTCAAACGGCCCCCCGTGGCGCGGCGTCGAAGGCACTCCCAAGGGCCGCAGCACCCGGGCGGTGGACCTTCCACAATCCGTCGTGGACACGCCCTCAAGGGCCACCGACACCTCCGCGGCCCCTTCGTCTTCTGCCAGGAGAACGGAGTGCACCCCACTCCGGGGATGATGGATCACCTGATCATCACCACGTTGAAGCGGGCGGGCATCACACGCGGACAGGGAACCATCGGGTGGCACGACCTACGCCGCACCTACGGGAGCACCTTGTCATGA
- a CDS encoding DUF7716 domain-containing protein has protein sequence MVLERDVCSDELPDLARKHGLRHVLSVADVLGIVSNARRQRADVSATELVEAVNF, from the coding sequence ATGGTCCTTGAGCGGGACGTATGTTCTGACGAACTACCCGACTTGGCTCGCAAACATGGACTGCGGCATGTGCTCTCCGTCGCCGACGTGCTGGGAATCGTCTCGAATGCGAGGCGACAGCGGGCTGACGTCTCGGCGACTGAACTCGTGGAAGCGGTCAACTTCTAG
- a CDS encoding FG-GAP-like repeat-containing protein, with translation MSQELAPPWDLYADAVAPGTTPTVLHPERALGAPDGQSATIPGLLTSALVLDLGQGEEGTGDLRVYYHGLSVVLVAQVDFLKADGTHVGSGLLHMGLGAHVAVARYLGNYPYRYVRLRGALLGVYQVDAVETSIRPFCGDGVIGGAETCDDGNQLSGDGCNSVCQVEPGYTCTGQPTVCTDIDECAAGTDNCDENATCTNIGGSFTCACKAGYAGDGVTCTDIDECAAGTDNCDENATCTNIGGSFTCACKAGYAGDGVTCTDIDECAAGTDNCDENATCTNIGGSFTCACNAGYEGDGVTCTNIDDCAANPCLNGGTCIDGVGSYTCKCAPTYEGTNCQSCSGTLADCNGNSSDGCEVNLQSDAESCGACGIVCSTGQICSNATCQAPPPGQVPGTPVSSPANHGPLAPAVADVNGDGKLDILVANAESASTETPSGSLSVFLGNGDASVQSEVNYGSASLSSNAVVAVDVDGDGWLDAVTVNGQTNLPLINGSISVYKNLGPSAPGTFGAPTSFTTGTPGSVHLCTGDFNHDGVADIATTSVTQNQVSVLFGSGAGSFGAPTFIGIPNTGGAQSTIACRDLNSDGFSDIVVTSPASARLSVLINQGDGSFAAPVSYSNAVNGQTAGIAFGDANGDGMLDILSNGAAGRYLFFFKGNGNGTFASGVQSTAAASTATNSALGVVADDFNGDGKLDAYILVTAASGGVRPMTGNGNGGFTSGTVVETGASPGLNAIATADMDADGYADLILTNRGSGTVTVVPNGL, from the coding sequence GTGAGCCAGGAACTCGCGCCGCCGTGGGACTTGTATGCGGACGCGGTGGCGCCGGGCACCACGCCGACGGTGCTCCACCCGGAAAGGGCGCTGGGCGCACCGGACGGGCAGAGTGCGACAATACCGGGCCTGCTCACCTCGGCGCTGGTGCTGGACCTGGGGCAGGGCGAGGAGGGCACCGGCGACCTGCGCGTCTATTACCATGGCCTGTCGGTGGTCCTGGTGGCCCAGGTGGACTTCCTGAAAGCGGATGGGACCCACGTCGGCTCCGGCCTGCTGCACATGGGCCTGGGGGCCCATGTCGCGGTGGCGAGGTACCTCGGGAATTACCCCTATCGCTACGTGCGCCTGCGGGGCGCGTTGCTCGGGGTCTATCAGGTGGACGCGGTGGAGACGTCCATCCGGCCCTTCTGTGGTGACGGGGTGATTGGTGGAGCCGAAACCTGTGACGACGGCAATCAACTCTCGGGAGACGGCTGTAACAGTGTCTGCCAGGTGGAGCCGGGCTACACCTGCACGGGACAGCCGACAGTGTGTACAGACATCGACGAGTGCGCCGCCGGTACCGACAACTGCGACGAAAACGCCACCTGCACCAACATCGGAGGCTCCTTCACCTGCGCTTGCAAGGCGGGGTACGCGGGCGACGGCGTGACCTGTACGGACATCGACGAGTGCGCCGCCGGTACCGACAACTGCGACGAAAACGCCACCTGCACCAACATCGGGGGCTCCTTCACCTGCGCTTGCAAGGCGGGGTACGCGGGCGACGGCGTGACCTGTACAGACATCGACGAGTGCGCCGCCGGTACCGACAACTGCGACGAAAACGCCACCTGCACCAACATCGGGGGCTCCTTCACCTGCGCCTGCAATGCGGGGTACGAGGGCGACGGCGTGACCTGCACCAACATCGACGATTGTGCCGCAAACCCCTGCCTGAACGGTGGCACCTGCATCGACGGCGTGGGGAGCTACACCTGCAAGTGCGCGCCCACCTACGAGGGGACCAATTGCCAGTCCTGCTCCGGCACCCTCGCGGACTGCAACGGGAACTCGTCCGACGGCTGCGAGGTGAACCTCCAGAGCGACGCCGAGAGTTGCGGCGCCTGCGGCATCGTGTGCTCGACGGGCCAGATCTGCTCGAACGCCACCTGCCAGGCTCCCCCTCCCGGCCAGGTCCCCGGCACGCCGGTCAGCTCCCCCGCGAACCACGGTCCGCTGGCCCCGGCGGTCGCCGATGTGAATGGCGACGGCAAGCTCGACATCCTGGTGGCCAACGCCGAATCCGCGTCGACCGAGACTCCCTCTGGCTCGCTCTCCGTTTTCCTGGGGAATGGCGACGCCAGCGTCCAGTCGGAGGTCAACTACGGGAGCGCCTCGCTCTCCAGCAACGCGGTCGTGGCCGTGGACGTGGACGGCGACGGGTGGCTCGACGCCGTCACCGTCAACGGCCAGACCAACCTGCCCCTCATCAACGGAAGCATCAGCGTCTACAAGAACCTGGGCCCGAGCGCGCCGGGGACCTTCGGTGCGCCGACGAGCTTCACCACTGGCACCCCGGGCTCCGTCCACCTCTGCACCGGGGACTTCAATCACGACGGGGTGGCTGACATCGCCACGACGAGCGTGACCCAGAACCAGGTGAGCGTGCTGTTCGGCAGCGGCGCGGGCAGCTTCGGCGCGCCGACGTTCATCGGCATCCCGAACACCGGCGGCGCGCAGTCGACCATCGCCTGCCGTGACCTGAACAGCGATGGCTTCTCCGATATCGTGGTGACGAGCCCCGCCAGCGCACGCCTGTCGGTCCTCATCAACCAGGGCGATGGCTCGTTCGCCGCCCCCGTCTCCTACAGCAACGCCGTCAACGGCCAGACGGCGGGCATCGCCTTCGGCGACGCCAACGGCGACGGCATGCTCGACATCCTCTCGAACGGCGCGGCCGGCCGGTATCTCTTCTTCTTCAAGGGGAACGGCAACGGCACCTTCGCGAGCGGCGTTCAGTCCACCGCCGCGGCCAGTACGGCCACCAACTCGGCGCTGGGCGTCGTGGCCGATGACTTCAACGGCGATGGCAAGCTCGACGCCTACATCCTCGTTACAGCGGCCTCGGGCGGCGTCCGCCCGATGACCGGCAACGGAAACGGAGGCTTCACCTCGGGCACTGTCGTCGAGACCGGCGCCTCGCCTGGCCTCAACGCCATTGCCACCGCGGACATGGACGCGGATGGGTACGCCGACCTCATCCTGACCAACAGGGGCTCCGGCACCGTGACCGTGGTCCCCAACGGACTCTAG